CGCGACGTCGAGAACGCCGGCATCACGCACATCTCGGTGCCGGAAGACTACCTGATCGGCCGCGTGCTGGCGAAGAACGTCGTCGACGGCGACACGGGCGAAATCATTGCCAACGCCAACGACGAGTTGACCGACGAACTGCTGGGCAAGCTGCGCGACGCCAACATCGACGCGATCCAGACGCTGTACACCAACGACCTGGACCAGGGCGCCTACATCTCGCAGACGCTGCGCACCGACGACACCGCCGACCAGACGGCCGCGCGCGTGGCGATCTACCGCATGATGCGTCCTGGCGAACCGCCGACCGAAGAATCGGTGGAAGCGCTGTTCCACGGCCTGTTCTACAGCCCGGAGCGCTACGACCTGTCCGCCGTCGGCCGCATGAAGTTCAACCGCCGCATCGGCCGCGACGAGCTGGTCGGCGACATGACCCTGTCGAACGAAGACATCCTGGCCGTGATCAAGATCCTGGTCGAGCTGCGCAATGGCCGCGGCGAAGTCGACGACATCGATCACCTGGGTAACCGCCGCGTGCGTTGCGTGGGCGAGCTGGCCGAAAACCAGTTCCGCGCCGGCCTCGTGCGCGTCGAACGCGCCGTCAAGGAACGCCTCGGCCAGGCCGAAGCGGACAACCTGATGCCGCACGACCTGATCAACAGCAAGCCGATCTCGGCCGCAATCCGCGAATTCTTCGGTTCGTCGCAGCTGTCGCAGTTCATGGACCAGACCAACCCGCTGTCGGAAATCACGCACAAGCGCCGTGTTTCCGCACTGGGCCCGGGCGGCCTGACCCGCGAGCGCGCCGGCTTCGAAGTCCGCGACGTGCACCCGACCCACTACGGCCGCGTCTGCCCGATCGAAACGCCTGAAGGCCCGAACATCGGCCTGATCAACTCGCTGGCACTGTTCGCCCGCCTGAACGAATACGGCTTCCTGGAAACCCCGTACCGCAAGGTCGAAGGTTCGAAAGTCACCGACAAGATCGAATACCTGTCGGCGATCGAAGAAGGCCGCTACATCATCGCCCAGGCGAACGCCGCGATCGACGAGACCGGTACGCTGGTCGACGAGCTGGTGTCGGCACGTGAAGCGGGCGAAACCATCCTGGTCTCGCCGGAACGCATCCAGTATATGGACGTGGCGCCGGGCCAGATCGTGTCGGTGGCAGCTTCCTTGATTCCGTTCCTCGAGCACGACGACGCGAACCGTGCACTGATGGGCGCCAACATGCAGCGCCAGGCCGTGCCTTGCCTGCGTCCGGAAAAAGCCTTCGTCGGTACCGGCATCGAGCGCACCGTCGCCGTCGACTCGGGCACGACCGTGCAGGCAACCCGTGGCGGTATCGTCGATTACGTCGACGCCGGCCGCGTGGTGATCCGCGTGAACGACGAGGAAGCGCAGGCTGGCGAAGTCGGTGTCGACATCTACAACCTGATCAAGTACACCCGTTCGAACCAGAACACCAACATCAACCAGCGTCCGATCGTGAAAGTGGGCGATCGCGTGGCACGCGGCGACGTCATCGCCGACGGCGCCTCGACCGACCTGGGCGAACTGGCACTGGGCCAGAACATGCTGGTGGCGTTCATGCCGTGGAACGGCCTGAACTTCGAGGACTCGATCCTGATCTCGGAAAACGTCGTCAAGGATGACCGCTACACCTCGATCCACATCGAGGAACTGTCGGTCGTCGCACGCGACACGAAGCTGGGCCCTGAAGAAATCACCCGCGACATCTCGAACCTGGCGGAAAACCAGCTGGCTCGCCTGGACGAGTCGGGCATCGTCTACATCGGCGCCGAAGTGCAGGCCGGTGACGTGCTGGTCGGTAAGGTGACGCCGAAGGGCGAAACCCAGCTGACGCCGGAAGAGAAGCTGCTGCGCGCGATCTTCGGCGAAAAAGCGTCGGACGTGAAGGACACGTCGCTGCGCGTGCCGTCGGGCATGGTCGGTACCGTGATCGACGTGCAAGTGTTCACCCGCGAAGGCATCGTGCGCGACAAGCGCGCCCAGCAGATCATCGACGACGAGCTGAAGCGCTTCCGCCTGGACCTGAACGACCAGCTGCGTATCGTCGAAGGCGACGCGTTCCAGCGTCTGGAGCGTCTGCTGGTCGGCAAGACCGTCAACGGCGGTCCGAAGAAGCTGGCGAAGGGTGCCGTGATCGACAAGGCTTACCTGGACGACCTGGACAAGTTCCATTGGTTCGACATCCGTCCGGCCGACGACGAAACCGCCAACGCACTGGAGGCGATGAAGGAGTCGATCAACGAGAAGCGTCACCAGTTCGACCTCGCCTTCGAAGAGAAGCGCAAGAAGCTCACGCAGGGCGACGAGCTGCAGCCGGGCGTGCAGAAGATGGTCAAGGTCTACCTGGCCGTGAAGCGCCGCCTGCAGTCGGGCGACAAGATGGCGGGCCGCCACGGTAACAAGGGTGTGGTCTCGCGTATCGTGCCGGTGGAAGACATGCCGTTCATGGCCGACGGTACGCCGGCCGACGTCGTGCTGAACCCGCTGGGCGTGCCGTCGCGTATGAACGTCGGTCAGATCCTGGAAACCCACCTGGGTTGGGCGGCAAAGGGTCTGGGCCTGCGCCTGGGCGAAATGATCAAGGCCAAGGCCGAGACCGAGCAACTGCGCGCCTTCCTGGGCAAGATCTACAACGAAACGGGCAAGAAGGAAGACCTGGACAACTTCAGCGACGAGGAAATCGTCGAACTGGCGAACAACCTCAAGAACGGCGTGCCGTTCGCGACCCCGGTGTTCGACGGTGCGCACGAAGAAGAAATCCGCCGCATGCTGGACCTGGCCTTCCCCGACCCGATCGCCAAGCACCTGGGCATGACCCCGTCGAAGAACCAGGTCACGATGTTCGACGGCCGCACCGGCGAAGCGTTCGAACGCAAGGTGACCGTGGGCTTCATGCACATGCTGAAGCTGCACCACCTGGTCGACGACAAGATGCACGCCCGCTCGACCGGCCCGTACTCGCTGGTGACCCAGCAGCCGCTGGGCGGTAAGGCGCAGTTCGGTGGCCAGCGCTTCGGTGAGATGGAGGTGTGGGCACTGGAAGCGTACGGCGCATCGTACGTGCTGCAGGAAATGCTGACCGTGAAGTCGGACGACGTGAACGGCCGTACCAAGGTGTACGAGAACCTGGTCAAGGGCGACCACGTGATCGACGCGGGTATGCCGGAATCGTTCAACGTGTTGGTGAAAGAGATTCGCTCGCTGGGTATCGACATCGATCTCGAGCGTAACTAAAGCACCGCACGGCGTTGCACATTACGCCGTCATCCCCGCGAAAGCGGGGATCCATGCTGGTATGGGTTCCCGCTTTCGCGGGAACGACGGAATAAGTGATGCGACTGAAGTAAAGAATTCAATCACCCGGAGTGATAAATGAAAGCACTGCTCGATCTATTCAAGCAAGTTCAGCAAAACGAGAGCTTCGACGCCATCAAGATTGGCCTGGCGTCGCCCGAGAAAATCCGTTCGTGGTCGTACGGCGAAGTCAAGAAGCCGGAAACCATCAACTACCGTACGTTCAAGCCGGAACGTGATGGCCTGTTTTGCGCAAAAATCTTTGGTCCGATCAAGGACTACGAATGCCTGTGCGGCAAGTACAAGCGCCTGAAGCACCGCGGCGTCATCTGCGAGAAGTGCGGCGTCGAAGTCACCCTGGCGAAAGTCCGTCGTGAGCGCATGGGCCACATCGAGCTGGCCTCGCCGGTCGCCCACATCTGGTTCCTGAAGTCGCTGCCGTCGCGTCTGGGCATGGTCCTGGACATGACGCTGCGCGATATCGAACGCGTCCTGTACTTCGAAGCCTACGTCGTGACCGATCCGGGCATGACCCCGCTGAAGAAGTGCCAGATCATGTCGGAAGACGACTACGCCGCCAAGTACGAAGAGTACGGCGACGACTTCACCGCATTCATGGGCGCCGAGGGCATCCGTGAACTGCTGCGCTCGATCGACATCGACCGCGAAGCCGAAGCCCTGCGCGTCGAACTCAAAGAGTCGAAGTCGGAAGCCAAGATCAAGAAATACGCCAAGCGCCTGAAAGTGCTCGAGGCGTTCCAGCGTTCGGGCATCAAGCCGGAATGGATGATCATGGAAGTGCTCCCGGTCCTGCCGCCGGAGCTGCGTCCGCTCGTCCCGCTGGACGGCGGCCGTTTCGCCACGTCCGACCTGAACGACCTGTACCGCCGCGTCATCAACCGTAACAACCGTCTGAAGCGCCTGATGGAACTGCGCGCTCCGGAAATCATTACGCGTAACGAGAAGCGCATGCTGCAGGAAGCGGTGGACTCGCTGCTGGACAACGGCCGTCGCGGCAAGGCGATGACCGGCGCCAACAAGCGTCCGCTGAAGTCGCTGGCTGAAATGATCAAGGGCAAGGGCGGCCGCTTCCGTCAGAACCTGCTGGGCAAGCGCGTCGACTACTCGGGCCGTTCGGTCATCGTGGTGGGTCCGCAGCTGAAACTGCACCAGTGCGGTCTGCCGAAGCTGATGGCCCTGGAACTGTTCAAGCCGTTCATCTTCAACAAGCTGGAACTGATGGGTCTCGCGACCACCATCAAGGCTGCGAAGAAGCTGGTCGAGCAGCAGGAACCGGTCGTCTGGGACATCCTGGAAGAAGTCATCAAGGAACACCCGGTGATGCTGAACCGTGCGCCGACGCTGCACCGTCTCGGTATCCAGGCGTTCGAGCCGGTCCTGATCGAAGGTAAAGCAATCCAGCTGCACCCGCTGGTCTGCGCGGCGTTCAACGCCGACTTCGACGGTGACCAGATGGCAGTCCACGTCCCGCTGTCGATCGAAGCCCAGATGGAAGCGCGCACGCTGATGCTGGCGTCGAACAACATCCTGTTCCCGTCGAACGGCGAACCGTCGATCGTGCCGTCGCAGGATATCGTGCTGGGCCTGTACTACGCGACCCGCGAGGCGATCAACGCCAAGGGCGAAGGCATGCTGTTCCCGGACGTGTCGGAAGTCATCCGCGCGTACGACAACAAGGAAGTCGAACTGGCGACCCGCATCACCGTGCGTATCGTGGAATTCCCGCGCAACGCCGAAGGCGGTTTCGACCAGACCCTGACCCGCTACGAGACCACGGTCGGCCGTGCGATCCTGTCCGAGATCCTGCCGAAAGGCCTGCCGTTCTCGGTGCTGAACCGCGCGCTGAAGAAGAAAGAGATCTCGAAGCTGATCAACACGTCGTTCCGCAAGTGCGGCCTGCGTGCGACCGTCGTGTTCGCCGACAAGCTGATGCAGTCGGGCTTCCGTCTCGCAACGCGCGCCGGTATCTCGATCGCCGTGGACGACATGCTGATCCCGGACGTCAAGAAGGGCATGATCTCGACCGCCGAAGCGGAAGTGAAGCAGATCGAGCAGCAGTACGCCTCGGGTCTGGTCACCGCCGGCGAGCGTTACAACAAGGTCGTCGACATCTGGGGCAAGACCTCGGACGAAGTGGGCAAGGCGATGATGGACCAGCTCAAGGTGGAGCCGGTCACGAAGCGCGACGGCACCCAGGGCACGCAAGAGTCGTTCAACGCCATCTACATGATGGCCGACTCGGGCGCCCGCGGTTCCGCAGCCCAGATCCGTCAGCTGGCCGGTATGCGCGGCCTGATGGCGAAGCCGGACGGCTCGATTATCGAAACGCCGATTACCGCGAACTTCCGCGAAGGCCTGAACGTTCTGCAGTACTTCATCTCGACGCACGGCGCCCGTAAAGGTCTGGCCGACACCGCGCTGAAGACGGCAAACTCGGGTTACCTGACCCGTCGTCTGGTCGACGTGACGCAGGACCTGGTGGTGACGGAAGACGATTGCGGCACCTCCAACGGCACGCTGATGAAGGCGATGGTCGAAGGCGGTGAAGTGATCGAAGCCCTGCGCGACCGTATCCTCGGCCGCGTGGCCGGTACCGACATCGTCAATCCGGAAACGCAGGCGACCCTGTACGAAGCCGGCACGCTGCTGGACGAAGACATGGTCGAAGAGATCGAGCGTCTGGGCATCGACGAAGTCAAGGTCCGCACGCCGCTGAACTGCGACACCCGTTATGGCCTGTGCGCGAAGTGCTACGGCCGTGACCTGGGCCGCGGCCTGCTGGTCAACGCCGGCGAAGCCGTCGGCGTCGTGGCGGCACAGTCGATCGGTGAGCCGGGTACCCAGCTGACCATGCGTACGTTCCACATCGGTGGTGCGGCATCGCGTGCGGCAGTGGCATCGTCGGTGGAAGCCAAGTCGAACGGTACGGTTCGCTTCACGGCGACCATGCGTTACGTGACCAACGGCAAGGGCGCCCAGATCGTCATTTCGCGTTCGGGCGAAGTGCTGATCACGGACGACCACGGCCGCGAGCGCGAGCGTCACAAGGTGCCGTACGGCGCGACCCTGGCCGTGCAGGATGGCATGACGGTCAAGGCCGGCGTGCCGCTGGCAACGTGGGACCCGCTGACCCGTCCGATCATCACCGAGTACGCCGGTACGATCAAGTTCGAGAACGTGGAAGAGGGCGTCACCGTCGCTCGCCAGGTGGACGAGGTCACCGGCCTGTCGACCCTGGTCGCGATCGACCCGAAACGCCGCGGCTCGGGCAAGGTCAACCGCCCGCAGGTCAAGCTGCTCAACGCCGAAGGTCAGGAAGTCAAGATCGCCGGCACCGAGCACGCCGTGACGATTGGCTTCCAGGTCGGCGCGCTGATCATGGTGAAGGATGGCCAGCAAGTGTCGGTGGGTGAAGTGCTTGCACGTATCCCGACCGAATCGCAGAAGACCCGTGACATTACCGGTGGTCTGCCGCGCGTTGCCGAGCTGTTCGAAGCTCGTTCGCCGAAAGATGCCGGCATGCTGGCGGAAGTCACCGGTACGGTCGCATTCGGTAAAGAGACCAAGGGCAAGCAGCGCCTGGAAATCACCGACATGGACGGCAACAAGCACGAGTTCCTGATCACCAAGGACAAGCAAGTGCTGGTGCACGACGGCCAGGTGGTGAACAAGGGCGAGATGATCGTGGACGGCCCTGCCGATCCGCAAGACATCCTGCGCCTGCTGGGTATCGAAGCGCTGGCCCGCTACATCGTCGACGAAGTGCAGGACGTGTACCGTCTGCAGGGCGTGAAGATCAACGACAAGCACATCGAGGTGATCGTTCGCCAGATGCTGCGCCGCGTGCAGATCGTCGAAGCCGGCGACACCGACTACATCGTCGGCGAGCAGGTGGAGCGTTCGGAACTGCTGGAAGAAAACGACCGCGTGACGGCCGCAGGCAAGCTGCCGGCGACCTACGAGAACGTGCTGCTGGGTATTACCAAGGCATCGCTGTCGACCGACTCGTTCATCTCGGCCGCATCGTTCCAGGAAACCACCCGCGTGCTGACCGAAGCGGCGATCATGGGCAAGCGCGACGGTCTGCGCGGCCTGAAGGAAAACGTCATCGTCGGCCGCCTGATCCCGGGCGGTACGGGTCTCGCGTTCCACCGCGCCCGCAAGGAGAAAGAAGCGTGGGAAGCCGAAGAGCGCGCAGCGCTGCTGCAGCAGGAGAAGGCCAATATGGCGGCCGAGCTGCAGGCGATGGAAGATCAGCAGCAGGCTGCTCAGGCGGAGCACCACGGCGACGGCGAGTGATCGCTTCAGTCGTAGCTTGAACAGCTGATGAAAACGGCACCTCGAGGGGTGCCGTTTTTTTTCGTCCAATCACTCGTCACTCGTGCATGATCGCCAGCTTGCCGACATGCCGAGATCCAGCCGCCAGCTCGGCATACGCCGCCGCCGCCTCGTCGATCCCGAACCGTCGGTCGACCACCGGCACGATCCGATTCGCCGCGATCGCCCGCACAGCCTCCGCCAGATCCGCCACCGACCCCGTGCTGTTGCCGACGATCCGCACCGCCTTTCCGATCACCGTCAGCAGGTCGAATGACGTCTCCGATCCCGCCACAAAGCCGACCGTGAACACAGTCCCGCCCATCGCCACGGCGTTCAGCGAGCGCGCAAACGATGCTCCGCCGACGGTCTCCACGACGAGGTCGACGCCACGTCCGCCCGTCATCTCCAGCACGGCCTTGTCCCACTCCGGCATCGCGCGATAATTCACGAGGTGATCCGCCCCGAACGCGCGCCCGCGTTCCAGCTTTTCGTCCGACGACGACACGAGAATGACGGTCGCACCGCTCGCCTTCGCGAACTGCAGCGCGAACACGCTGACGCCGCCCGTGCCCAGGACGACGACCGTCGAGCCGGGCCGCACTTGCGCCGAGCGCACCGCATTCCACGCCGTCGTGGCCGCGATCGGCAACGTCGCGCCCTGTGCGAAATCGAGGTGATCCGGCAGACGCACGACGCTGTGCGCCGGCACGGCCACATATTCCGACAGCGATCCCGGCCGCGTGATGCCGCGCATGGCCGCGATCCGCTGCGGACGCATCGGCCCGTCGAGCCAGTCCGGCATGAAGTGCGGGATCACCCGGTCGCCGAGCGCGACATCAGCGACGTCCGCGCCCAGCGCGACAATGTCGCCGGCGCCGTCGGCAACAGGCACCATCGGCAGCGTCGCGCCGGGAAAGCGTCCGGTTGCCACGGCGACGTCGATGTAGTTCAGGGCGGCCGCGCGCAGGCGGATGAGGACTTCGCCCGGTCCCGGCTGCGGATCGGGCAAGGACACGCGGCGGAAGGCGGTGAGGGATGGTTCGATAAGCTGGATGGCGTACATGGCATTGACTCCCGTTGAAATGAGATGCCAAGTGTGATTGCACAGCGAAAGACGATAAACTCAGCTTTTCTTGCAACATTTCCAACCAGGACTTGCGAATGGATCTGCTGGACAGCATGAAGGTCTACGTGCTCACCGTCGAGAAGGGCAGCCTCAGCGCGGCGGCGGATGTGTGCGGCATGTCGGCGACGATGGCCGGCAACCATGTGCGCGCACTCGAACAGAGACTCGGCATGCAGCTGATGCACCGCACGACGCGGCGCCAGCACGTGACGGCGTTCGGCGAGGACTACTATGCGCGCTGCAAGGAGATCCTGCGGCTCGTCGCCGAGACCGACGCCCAGGCGCACACGATGCGGCTTGCGCCGGCGGGCACGTTGCGCGTCAGCGCACCCGTCACGTTTGGCACCGAGGCGCTGGCGCCGGTGCTGTCCGATTATCTGGCGCGCTATCCGCAAGTGGATGTGGAACTGGATATCTCCGATCGCTTCGTGGACCTGATGGAAGACGGCTACGAGGCCATCATCCGGGTCGGCCAGTTGCCGCCGGATGCGAACGTCGTCGCCCGGCCGCTGATGCCGTATCGGTTGATGCTGTGTGCGTCGCCCGAGTACCTCGCGCGGCGCGGCACGCCGGCCACGCCCGCCGACCTGGCACGGCACGATTGCCTCGCGTTTGGCGCCGCCAGCATCAACCAGTGGCGGTTCCGGCACGATCACGACGTCTGCCAGGTCCCCGTCAACGGCCGCGTCAAGATCAACAACGGGCAGGCATTGCGCACCGCGGCCCTGCAAGGGCTCGGCATCGTGCTGCAGCCGACGATCCTGCTCGAGGCCGACGTGCGGGCAGGGCGGCTCGTCCAGCTGTTTCCCGAGTATGGCTTGCCGGAGCGGCCGATGCACATCGTCTACCTGCCGGACCGTTATCGCTCGCCCAAGCTGCGCAGCTTCATCGATTTCATCGTGGAGCGTTTTGGCGAGGCGACTTTCCCCGATTCCACGAGGACCCCATGACCGCCCTGCTCATCATCGACATGCAAAAAGGCATGCTCAGCTCCACGCTGCCGCCCCGGAACAACCCGCAGGCGGAAGCCAACATCGCCCGCCTGCTGGCCGTGTGGCGGGAGCGGGATCGAGCCATCGTCTTCGTGCGCCACATCAGCCGCTCCCCGACGTCGGTCTTCGCGCCCGGCCAGAGCGGCGCCGAATTCCAGGAACGTTTTACGCCGCTCGCGCACGAACACGTCGTCGAAAAGAACGTGCCGGACGCCTTCATCAACACGGGCCTCGAACGGTGGCTGCACGCGCGCGGCATCCGTCACGTCGTGATCGTCGGCGTGAGCACGAACAATTCCGTGGAGGCGACCGCGCGCACGGCCGGCAATCTGGGTTTTTCGACGGTGGTCGTCGCGGATGCCTGTTTTACCTTCGACAAAACCGACTTCGGCGGCACATTGCGCAGCGCCGAGGATGTGCACTTGATGGCGCTGGCGAACCTGCACGGCGAATACGCCGACGTGCGCACGACGGACGACGTCCTGGCGCTCAATCCCGCCGCAACCTCGACTTCACCCGCGCCAGCACATCCGCAAACCGCTGCTCCACCGGCTGGCCCGGTGCCCTGAGCCAGGCATCGATCGCCGGCTGGCGATAAAAATTCGGCGCGGTGGCTTCGTAGCGGAGGAAGCGGTCGATGGCGTCGCCGTCCGTGAAGCCCAGGCCCACGGCGTGCGCATACGCGCGCTCGAGCCGGTCCGGCAGGCTGGCGTCGCCGGCGAGCCCGGGATCGGTCTCGATGATGTGTTGATAGATCTGTGCGAGCGGATTGTCGTCAGGCTCATCCATGGTGCCTCCTCGATCGGTACGCGCGGCCCCGTCATTTTCCTGCCGGGCCCACGATAACGCTTGCGTCACCGCAAGCGTTATCGAATACACTATCCTCGCGACACATTCCCAACCTGAAGAACCCTGAAAGGAGACGGCATGACTTTGAAATCGCTCATCGCACTCGCATGTGCGCTGACCGCAGCCGCCGGCGCCCACGCCGCCGACCAGCTGCACGCTCCGATGACCCTCGTGAGCGCCGACGGGACCGGCAAGATGATCGGTAGCGTGACGGTGTCCGAATCCCCGAGCGGCCTCGTGTTCACGCCCAGCCTGACGAACCTGTCGCCCGGCGCGCACGGCTTCCACGTGCACGAAACGGGCAATTGCGGGACCAACGAGAAGGATGGGAAGAAGGTCGCGGCCGGTGCGGCCGGCGGTCACTTCGATCCGACGGCGTCCAAGCACCATGCCGGCCCGGCCGGCGACGGTCACCTGGGCGACCTGCCGCCGCTCGTCGTGGGCGACAACGGCGGGGCCAGCACGGCCGTGACGGCGCCGCGCCTGACGAAACTGAGCGAAGTGAAGGGCAAGGCCCTGATGATCCACGCCGGCGGCGACAATTTCGCGGATCAGCCGAAACCGCTGGGCGGCGGCGGCGAACGCATCGCCTGCGGCGTCATCCAGTAAGGCTCATAACCCCAGGTCCGACAGCCCGGGGTGGTCATCCGGCCGCCGTCCCAGCGGCCAGTGGAATTTGCGCTCGGATGCCTGGATGGGCATGTCGTTCAGGCAGGCATAGCGCCGCTGCATCAGGCCGTGCTCGTCGAATTCCCAGTTCTCGTTGCCGAACGTGCGGAACCAGTTGCCGGAATCGTCGTGCCATTCGTAGGCGTAGCGCACGGCGATGCGGTTGCCGTCCACGGCCCAGAGCTCTTTGATCAGGCGGTAGTCCAGTTCCTTTTTCCATTTGCGGTCGAGGAATTGCACGATCTGGTCGCGGCCGTTGACGAATTCCGTGCGGTTGCGCCAGCGGCTGTCCGGCGTGTACGCCAGCGCGACTTTTTCCGGGGTGCGGCTGTTCCAGCCGTCTTCCGCGAGGCGGACTTTCTGGATGGCCGTTTCACGGGTGAACGGGGGAAACGGCGGGCGGGGTTCGATGGCGGACATGCGCATTCCTTTCATAAGATGATGTAGACAGGTCTGTATCGTATGCCAACGCGGCGCCGCACGGCCTGTCGATCCTGTCAGTTGAGCTAGACAGGTCTGTATCATATACTGGAGCCCCGCACTCCGACCCCATCCGACAACCATGGCCCAGCCTTCCGCACGCGACCGCATCCTCGACACGGCAAAACGCCTGTTCTACCGCGACGGTTTGCGCGCCACCGGCATCGATCGGATCGTCGCGGAATCCGGCGTCGCCAAGATGTCGCTGTACCGCCATTTCGCCTCGAAGGACGACCTCATCGCCGCCTTCCTCGACTGGCGCCACGAACACTGGACGTCCTGGTTCACCGCGGCCGTCGACGCAAGGCTCGCGCGCGATGAAGGGCTGGCCGCCGTCGCCGGCGCGCTGGGCGAGTGGTTCGCGCATGACGATTTCCGCGGCTGCGCCTTCATCAACGCCGTCGCGGAGACGGGCGCGACGATTGACCCCCGCCATCTCGAGCAGGCCGTGCGCCACAAGCGCGACCTGGAACGCTATCTCGGTGATGTGGCCGCGCGCCTGGGCCTGGCGGCGCCGGAGCAGGTGGCGGAAGAGGCGATGCTGTGCGTGGAAGGCATGATCGTCCGTGCGCAGATGGGGCCGGATCCGAGAATCGTCGACGCGGGCCGGCGCCTGCTCGCGCGCATCGAGACGGACGGCAGGGCGTAACATTTTTCGCTGGTTTTGTGACAATATTTCAACATATGGTCACGTTATCGTCATCGCGCCTGCTATGATGGGCTGCTGAGCCGTCCCGGGCTCTACTATGACGATCAACGATATGCCCTGGCCTTTCGATCTTGCGTCCCTGGATGACACATTTGCCCGGAAGCCGGGCGACATGGAGCTGCAGATGCGGCGCCATCCGTGGGAGTCGACGCCCGTCGGTCCTGTCGAACAGTGGCCGTTCAGCCTGAAACTCGCCATCCGCACCCTGCTCGATTGCCAGTTGCCGATGTATCTGGCCTGGGGCAGTCAGTACACGCAATTCTTCAACGATGCCTACGTCCCCATCCTCGGCGCCAAGCGGGAAGGCGCGTTGGGCGGCGACGCCCGCGCGACATGGCCGGAGATCTGGCCGATCATCGGCCCGATGTGGGCGCGCGTGCTGCAGGGCGAGCCCGTCGGCTCGAGCGATCTGCCGCTGACGATCAACCGCTACGGCTATCCCGAGACCTGTCACTTCGCCTATTCGTATAGCCCCCTCTACGGCGATGCCGGGCGGCCGGAAGGCGTGCTGGTGACCTTCGTCGAAACGACGGAAACGGTACTGGCCGAACGCCGCCGCGCCTTCCAGCTCGAGCTGGCCGACATCCTGCGCGGCGAGACGGCATCCGGGCCGCTGCTGCGGGCCGCGCTGCGCCAGATCGGCGCGTACCTCGACGACGCCACCGTGACCTACGCCGAGATCCGCCACGAGGATGGCACGGCCGTGATCCTCGAACAGTGGCAAGGCGGCGCGCTCACGGCGCAGTCCGGACGCGACGTGCCGCTGGCGCAACTGGCCCCCGGGGCGCCGGAACGCCTGTGCGCCGGCGCGACCGTGTGGTCGGCCGACGCACAAGGACACGGCAAGGCGGGCATCGCCGTCCCGCTGATCGACGGCGGCCGCGTGGCGGCCGTGCTGGCGCTGCAGGCGCCGCTCGCCGCGGGACGTCTCGCGGACGAGGTGCGCCTGCTGGAAGACACCGCGCGCCGCACGTGGGACGCGCTGCGCCGCATCCGTGCCGAGGAAGCGCTGCGCGAGGAAACCCGGGTGCTGGAACTGATGAAAGGGGCGAGCGAGACGCTGGCGTCGACCATCGACCTGGAACCGCTGATGCAGGCCATTACCGACGCGGCCACGCAGCTCACGGGCGCCGAATTCGGCTCCTTCTTCTACAACGGCAAGGACGACCACGGCGACGCCTACCTGCTGTACACGCTGACCGGCGCGCCGCGCGAAGCCTTTGCCCATCTCGGCCAGCCGCGTCCGACCAAGGTGTTCGGACCGACGTTCTACGGCAGCGCGCCGATCAGGAGCGAC
This genomic stretch from Massilia putida harbors:
- a CDS encoding cysteine hydrolase family protein, with product MTALLIIDMQKGMLSSTLPPRNNPQAEANIARLLAVWRERDRAIVFVRHISRSPTSVFAPGQSGAEFQERFTPLAHEHVVEKNVPDAFINTGLERWLHARGIRHVVIVGVSTNNSVEATARTAGNLGFSTVVVADACFTFDKTDFGGTLRSAEDVHLMALANLHGEYADVRTTDDVLALNPAATSTSPAPAHPQTAAPPAGPVP
- the sodC gene encoding superoxide dismutase family protein, with protein sequence MTLKSLIALACALTAAAGAHAADQLHAPMTLVSADGTGKMIGSVTVSESPSGLVFTPSLTNLSPGAHGFHVHETGNCGTNEKDGKKVAAGAAGGHFDPTASKHHAGPAGDGHLGDLPPLVVGDNGGASTAVTAPRLTKLSEVKGKALMIHAGGDNFADQPKPLGGGGERIACGVIQ
- a CDS encoding nuclear transport factor 2 family protein — its product is MSAIEPRPPFPPFTRETAIQKVRLAEDGWNSRTPEKVALAYTPDSRWRNRTEFVNGRDQIVQFLDRKWKKELDYRLIKELWAVDGNRIAVRYAYEWHDDSGNWFRTFGNENWEFDEHGLMQRRYACLNDMPIQASERKFHWPLGRRPDDHPGLSDLGL
- a CDS encoding TetR/AcrR family transcriptional regulator, coding for MAQPSARDRILDTAKRLFYRDGLRATGIDRIVAESGVAKMSLYRHFASKDDLIAAFLDWRHEHWTSWFTAAVDARLARDEGLAAVAGALGEWFAHDDFRGCAFINAVAETGATIDPRHLEQAVRHKRDLERYLGDVAARLGLAAPEQVAEEAMLCVEGMIVRAQMGPDPRIVDAGRRLLARIETDGRA